In one window of Frigoriglobus tundricola DNA:
- a CDS encoding MFS transporter, with protein MNTDDRRGLFAALRDTTFRSLRHRYYRRYFAGQVVSFVGTWMQSAALMWLMYDRTGDPRWPSWLLVAQVGPTLLFGAWGGALADRYPKRRLVSTTQSCFLLNAIVLTVVVASGLAVPWLVLVLMAVNGVVQAVDLPARLAFVPDLVPKEDLINAVGLNSLVFNSARAVGPALAGVLFLLANAVAPVLPAGTHAVTTGATACFALNALSFLAVLRALRGIPEPRANARTAGSMWDGLRYLRDRPQHGGLVALTFVVCVFAWPVVTVLPAYTRLRLGLREDAYSLLLSAMGAGALGAALATATFGSVARRGAFLLLGVGVCAAGLAGLGLADRAWAAGACCAAVGFGLILYLSTGQSVLQIAVPDEKRGRVMAWWAMTLSASTPLGHLLAGQAVTTFGVGPVLLGMGAGVGLVAVALAVLLVGLRRRDAVRVQRDDVRTAILKDRSS; from the coding sequence ATGAACACCGACGACCGACGCGGCCTCTTCGCGGCGCTCCGTGACACGACGTTTCGCTCGCTGCGGCACCGGTACTACCGCCGGTACTTCGCCGGGCAGGTGGTGTCGTTCGTCGGCACGTGGATGCAGTCGGCCGCGCTCATGTGGCTCATGTACGACCGCACCGGCGACCCGCGGTGGCCGTCGTGGCTGCTCGTCGCCCAGGTCGGCCCGACGCTGCTCTTCGGCGCGTGGGGCGGGGCGCTCGCCGACCGCTACCCGAAGCGCCGGCTCGTCTCCACCACACAGTCCTGCTTCCTGCTGAACGCCATCGTCCTCACGGTCGTGGTCGCGAGCGGGCTCGCGGTGCCGTGGCTGGTCCTCGTGCTCATGGCGGTCAACGGCGTGGTGCAGGCGGTGGACCTGCCGGCGCGGCTCGCGTTCGTGCCGGACCTCGTGCCCAAAGAGGACCTCATCAACGCCGTCGGGCTGAACTCGCTCGTGTTCAACTCCGCCCGCGCCGTCGGGCCGGCCCTGGCCGGCGTGCTGTTCCTCCTCGCGAACGCCGTCGCTCCGGTCCTGCCCGCCGGCACGCACGCGGTCACGACCGGCGCGACGGCGTGCTTCGCGCTCAACGCGCTGAGCTTCCTGGCCGTCCTCCGCGCGCTGCGCGGCATCCCCGAACCGCGGGCGAACGCGCGGACCGCGGGCTCGATGTGGGACGGGCTCCGCTACCTCCGCGACCGGCCGCAGCACGGCGGCCTGGTCGCGCTCACGTTCGTGGTGTGCGTGTTCGCGTGGCCGGTCGTCACGGTGCTGCCCGCGTACACACGGTTGCGCCTCGGCCTGCGCGAGGACGCGTACAGCCTGCTCCTCAGTGCGATGGGCGCGGGGGCGCTCGGCGCGGCACTCGCGACGGCCACGTTCGGCAGCGTGGCGCGGCGCGGGGCGTTCCTGCTCCTGGGCGTCGGCGTGTGCGCCGCCGGGCTAGCCGGGCTGGGACTGGCCGATCGGGCGTGGGCCGCGGGCGCGTGCTGCGCCGCGGTCGGGTTCGGGCTGATCCTTTATCTCTCGACGGGCCAATCGGTGTTGCAGATCGCGGTCCCCGACGAGAAGCGCGGGCGCGTCATGGCCTGGTGGGCGATGACGCTCAGCGCGAGTACCCCGCTCGGCCACCTGCTCGCGGGACAGGCCGTCACGACGTTCGGCGTGGGGCCGGTGCTGTTGGGAATGGGGGCGGGCGTGGGGCTGGTGGCCGTTGCGCTCGCGGTGCTGCTGGTCGGCTTGCGCCGCCGGGACGCCGTTCGTGTGCAGCGTGACGACGTGCGGACCGCGATCCTGAAGGATCGTTCGTCGTGA
- a CDS encoding glycine betaine ABC transporter substrate-binding protein — translation MKTAAHCTTTTTTPDAYRVVPALLSVSLVFAVFLVPGCAGPKQKPVAIGAKKFTESLILAEMGAQLVRAGGTAARRDDLGGTPALWLALTQGDIDAYVEYTGTITREILKADPPDLDAALAPHGVRASKSLGFRNNYALAMRKDVAAAKGIATISDLRAHPALRLRFIPEFLDRADGWPGLKRHYDLPQTDVKGMVHTLAYRGLVEKALDVTEVYTTDGEIAQYDLLVLADDRNFFPAYEAVWLYRADLDARHPKAAEQLRRLEGRISEAEMQQMNSEVQVQKTDEGRVAGAFLSRALGIADERADGTLAGRVLETTYEHLLLVVPSLLAAVLVAVPLGVIAARRPGLGQGVLAATGILQTIPSLAVLLFMIPVMKWLIDEGTGAPPAIAALFLYSLLPIVRNTYAGLTGIPASLRESAQALGLPAWAVLWRVELPLAAPTILAGVRTAAVINVGTATLGGFIGAGGYGRPILRGLDKYDVPLMLEGAIPAAVLALVIETLFGLVERLVARRG, via the coding sequence ATGAAAACAGCCGCACACTGCACGACGACGACCACAACGCCCGATGCGTACCGGGTCGTCCCGGCCCTCTTGAGCGTGTCTCTGGTTTTCGCCGTCTTTCTGGTCCCCGGCTGCGCCGGGCCGAAGCAAAAGCCCGTGGCGATCGGGGCGAAGAAGTTCACCGAATCGCTGATCCTGGCGGAGATGGGCGCGCAGCTCGTCCGCGCGGGCGGGACCGCCGCCCGGCGCGACGACCTCGGCGGCACGCCCGCCCTCTGGCTCGCCCTCACCCAGGGCGACATCGACGCCTACGTCGAGTACACCGGCACCATTACGCGGGAGATCCTCAAAGCCGACCCGCCGGACCTCGACGCGGCGCTGGCGCCGCACGGCGTCCGCGCGAGCAAGTCGCTCGGGTTCCGCAACAACTACGCGCTCGCCATGCGGAAGGACGTCGCCGCCGCGAAGGGCATTGCGACGATCTCCGACCTCCGCGCGCACCCGGCGCTGCGGCTCCGGTTCATCCCCGAGTTCCTCGACCGCGCGGACGGCTGGCCCGGCCTCAAACGGCACTACGACCTGCCGCAGACCGACGTGAAGGGGATGGTCCACACGCTCGCGTACCGCGGGCTCGTGGAAAAGGCGCTCGACGTCACGGAGGTGTACACCACCGACGGCGAGATCGCCCAGTACGACCTGCTCGTGCTGGCCGACGACCGCAACTTCTTCCCCGCCTACGAGGCCGTGTGGCTCTACCGCGCCGACCTGGACGCCCGCCACCCAAAGGCGGCGGAACAGCTCCGGCGGCTGGAGGGGCGCATCTCCGAAGCCGAAATGCAGCAGATGAACTCCGAGGTTCAGGTGCAGAAAACGGACGAAGGGCGGGTCGCCGGCGCGTTCCTGAGTCGCGCGCTGGGCATCGCCGACGAACGGGCCGACGGAACGCTCGCCGGGCGCGTGCTGGAGACGACCTACGAGCACCTGCTCCTCGTGGTCCCGTCGCTCTTGGCGGCGGTGCTGGTCGCCGTGCCGCTCGGGGTGATCGCCGCCCGGCGGCCGGGGCTCGGGCAGGGCGTTCTCGCCGCCACCGGCATACTCCAAACGATCCCGTCGCTGGCCGTGCTCCTGTTCATGATCCCGGTGATGAAATGGCTGATCGACGAGGGCACGGGCGCGCCCCCCGCGATCGCGGCGCTGTTCCTCTACAGCCTGTTGCCGATCGTGCGGAACACGTACGCGGGCCTGACCGGCATTCCGGCGTCGCTGCGCGAATCGGCCCAGGCGCTCGGCCTCCCGGCGTGGGCGGTGCTGTGGCGGGTGGAACTGCCGCTCGCGGCGCCGACGATCCTCGCGGGGGTGCGCACGGCGGCGGTCATCAACGTCGGCACCGCGACGCTCGGCGGGTTCATCGGGGCCGGCGGGTACGGCCGCCCGATCCTGCGCGGGCTCGACAAGTACGACGTCCCGCTCATGCTCGAAGGCGCGATCCCGGCCGCGGTCCTGGCGCTGGTGATCGAGACGCTGTTCGGGCTGGTGGAACGACTCGTCGCCCGCCGGGGGTGA